A single genomic interval of Armigeres subalbatus isolate Guangzhou_Male chromosome 1, GZ_Asu_2, whole genome shotgun sequence harbors:
- the LOC134208691 gene encoding prolyl 4-hydroxylase subunit alpha-1-like, producing the protein MAVQSFFLFLLGSLFLISVQSHSPDEYYSSVANLEYLLETERSILTTIERYIRLSEEKISFLKRQKEEMEEEIKGASKDAISFVSNPINAFLLIKRLMKDYKKIDDLMQLGLDIHLFESLSMQPTQTDYVGVVEGLVHLQDTYKLKAEDLARGEILGQVKSRPLASNECQAIGVVMGQLKEHEYAIEWLREALRRWSSEHHKPISKFEILDFLSYSLAENGQYEEALKYTNQLIKLDPSSEPSKNKKKIIEDWLKHVEENGPRAKPVKPFRGLYEPLCRGEHMRTPEAVANLRCRFETTKSPFLRIAPFKMEEASLDPLIVIYHDVLSNKEIEKLIKLSKPLLRRSMVGENGTKEVSKQRTSQNGWLDDTQYEFVKKISSRTVDMTGLDRKGYENLQVNNYGIGGCYFPHFDWTRPNGTEPVYKSLGLGNRIATLMYYLSDVEKGGATVFPQIGVGVFPKKGSAIFWYNLLPDGTGDERTLHGACPVLLGSKWVANKWIHEYHQEFRRPCDLQPNNANKS; encoded by the exons ATGGCTGTGCAAAGTTTTTTCCTGTTTTTATTGGgaagtttgtttttgatttcGGTACAATCCCACAGCCCTGATGAATACTACAGCTCAGTGGCCAATTTGGAGTATCTTCTCGAAACCGAGCGGTCTATCCTAACTACAATTGAGAGATACATTCGATTATCTGAGGAAAAGATTAGTTTTCTGAAACGTCAGAAAGAGGAAATGGAAGAAGAAATCAAAGGTGCATCCAAAGATGCTATTTCATTTGTTTCAAACCCAATCAATGCTTTTTTGCTGATAAAACGATTGATGAAGGATTACAAGAAAATAGATGATTTAATGCAATTGGGACTGGACATTCATCTATTCGAAAGCTTATCCATGCAACCAACTCAAACTGATTATGTTGGAGTCGTTGAGGGTTTGGTGCACTTACAAGACACGTACAAGCTAAAGGCAGAGGATTTGGCCCGAGGTGAAATACTTGGACAGGTGAAAAGCAGACCATTGGCTTCTAATGAATGCCAAGCCATCGGAGTCGTTATGGGTCAACTGAAGGAACATGAGTACGCAATTGAGTGGCTAAGAGAAGCGCTGCGCCGATGGTCGTCTGAACATCATAAACCGAtaagcaaatttgaaattttggatttcCTATCATACAGCTTGGCAGAAAACGGACAATATGAAGAGGCTCTTAAGTATACCAATCAGTTGATAAAACTGGATCCTTCGAGTGAACCGtccaaaaacaagaaaaaaatcatagaaGACTGGTTAAAGCATGTTGAAGAGAATGGACCAAGAGCGAAGCCCGTAAAACCTTTCCGGGGCTTATATGAACCATTATGCCGCGGTGAGCACATGAGAACTCCGGAAGCCGTCGCCAATCTACGATGTCGATTTGAGACGACAAAATCCCCCTTCTTGAGAATAGCTCCTTTCAAAATGGAAGAAGCTAGTCTGGATCCACTGATCGTGATCTATCATGATGTACTGTCGAATAAGGAAATCGAAAAGCTAATTAAGCTCAGTAAACCCTTGCTAAGAAGATCGATGGTGGGCGAGAATGGAACAAAAGAAGTGTCCAAGCAAAGAACAAGCCAGAATGGATGGTTAGATGATACGCAATATGAGTTTGTGAAAAAGATTAGTTCGAGAACCGTCGATATGACTGGTTTGGATAGAAAGGGTTACGAAAACCTTCAGGTAAACAATTACGGAATCGGGGGATGCTATTTTCCGCATTTTGATTGGACACGGCCAAACGGAACAGAGCCAGTTTATAAATCGTTGGGGCTGGGCAATCGAATCGCAACTCTTATGTACTAC TTAAGCGACGTTGAAAAAGGAGGTGCAACTGTTTTTCCTCAAATTGGCGTCGGAGTATTTCCGAAGAAGGGTTCTGCTATCTTTTGGTACAATTTACTTCCAGACGGAACAGGCGACGAGCGGACGCTACATGGAGCTTGTCCAGTGTTACTGGGTTCTAAATGGG TTGCCAATAAGTGGATCCATGAATATCACCAGGAGTTCAGACGACCTTGCGATCTTCAACCTAATAATGCGAATAAAAGTTAG